The Deltaproteobacteria bacterium genome window below encodes:
- a CDS encoding lamin tail domain-containing protein has protein sequence MTRLVSIRLHWLALLALSTACGDDDASASSNSGTDSESETDASSSGEPTTITTADSSGGASSDSTGSQCGNGVIDDGEACDGSEFGGNTCENQGFLGGALMCSPDCLGFMTDGCQGAICGNGTIELDELCDGDDVGDGTCEAEGFVGGTLGCNATCDGYDTANCSSCGDSVVDDGEDCDGTELGDATCVSLGYDEGTLACATTCAYDESGCIAYSCGDGDINGETEECDGADLGKANCVGAGFGDGEVTCTDRCLLDFTACCGDGTQGGAEVCDGSDFGGLTCADQGAFDGGTLGCAETCDGIDISGCTLCGDDSAQGTEACDGADLAGNDCTTVPGGFVGGTLTCANDCGFDTSGCNFCGNDVLDAGEECDGAAAANTDCIGLGHTGGVLTCTDACTTDDSTCTDFPVPSAGDVVITEIMRDPTAVADPSGEWFELHNPSATESYQLVNCQVSDDGSDSFVIDLDLVIGPGQYFSFARSLGPGFSPDFVYDNMSLGNGDDELELFCGGVSVDRVAWTDAEFPDVAGASMQVDPSSTAAVANDDGANWCAGTSQYFMGDLGTPGLPNDTCTPPTYTVDFCNLQFPVAITDLEGAQVDVYGRLYVAGLTDQSSVNDPAVNVIGYVGYGPDGSDPATDATWVWTAATPNAGWVGVGDPDVNNDEYVATMSLPLPGSYDYAFRFTGDGGTTFTYCDGGAGSSNGYAAVDAGQMTTTPAGDADVLFFSEYYEGTSNNKAVEIYNPSAQSVNLAACSVLLYANGGAVPTTLPLSGLVLPGDAFVVCHGSFVQQALCDTTASLNYNGNDALALSCDGTTLDVIGQVGFNPGAEWAGGGTGTLDEDLRRNCNVTAGDPNGADAFDPSVEWTGLPILAANMQPENVDDLGVHCD, from the coding sequence ATGACCCGACTCGTCTCGATCCGATTGCATTGGCTGGCCCTCCTGGCGCTGTCGACCGCCTGCGGCGACGACGACGCGAGCGCGAGCTCGAACTCCGGCACCGACTCCGAGAGCGAGACGGACGCGAGCTCGAGCGGCGAGCCCACCACCATCACCACCGCCGACTCGTCCGGCGGTGCGTCGAGCGACTCCACCGGGTCCCAGTGTGGAAACGGTGTGATCGATGACGGTGAGGCCTGCGACGGCAGCGAGTTCGGCGGCAACACCTGCGAGAACCAGGGCTTCCTCGGCGGCGCGTTGATGTGCTCGCCCGATTGCCTCGGGTTCATGACCGATGGCTGCCAGGGTGCCATCTGTGGCAACGGCACCATCGAGCTCGACGAGCTGTGCGACGGCGACGACGTCGGCGACGGCACCTGCGAGGCCGAGGGCTTCGTGGGCGGCACGCTCGGCTGCAACGCGACCTGCGACGGCTACGACACCGCCAACTGCTCGAGCTGTGGCGACAGCGTCGTGGACGACGGCGAGGACTGCGATGGCACCGAGCTCGGCGACGCCACCTGCGTGTCGCTCGGCTACGACGAGGGCACGCTGGCGTGCGCGACGACGTGCGCCTACGACGAGAGCGGCTGCATCGCGTACAGCTGTGGCGACGGCGACATCAACGGCGAGACCGAGGAGTGCGACGGGGCCGACCTCGGCAAGGCCAACTGCGTGGGCGCGGGCTTCGGCGACGGCGAGGTGACGTGCACCGACCGCTGCCTGCTCGACTTCACCGCGTGCTGCGGCGACGGCACGCAGGGTGGCGCCGAGGTCTGCGACGGCAGCGACTTCGGCGGGCTGACCTGCGCGGATCAGGGCGCCTTCGACGGCGGCACCCTCGGCTGCGCCGAGACCTGCGACGGGATCGACATCTCGGGCTGCACGCTGTGCGGCGACGACTCCGCCCAGGGCACCGAGGCCTGCGACGGCGCGGACCTGGCCGGCAACGACTGCACCACCGTGCCGGGTGGCTTCGTCGGCGGCACGCTGACGTGCGCCAACGACTGCGGCTTCGACACCAGTGGCTGCAACTTCTGTGGCAACGACGTGCTCGATGCCGGCGAGGAGTGCGACGGTGCGGCCGCGGCCAACACCGATTGCATCGGCTTGGGTCACACCGGCGGCGTGCTGACCTGCACCGACGCCTGCACCACCGACGACTCGACCTGCACCGACTTCCCGGTGCCCAGCGCCGGCGATGTCGTGATCACCGAGATCATGCGGGACCCGACCGCGGTCGCCGATCCCAGCGGCGAGTGGTTCGAGCTGCACAACCCCAGCGCCACCGAGAGCTACCAGCTCGTCAACTGCCAGGTCTCGGACGACGGCAGCGACTCGTTCGTGATCGATCTCGACCTGGTGATCGGACCGGGCCAGTACTTCAGCTTCGCGCGCTCGCTCGGCCCGGGTTTCTCGCCCGACTTCGTCTACGACAACATGTCGCTCGGCAACGGCGACGACGAGCTGGAGCTGTTCTGCGGCGGCGTTTCGGTCGACCGGGTCGCGTGGACCGACGCAGAGTTTCCCGACGTCGCCGGGGCCTCGATGCAGGTCGACCCGAGCAGCACCGCAGCCGTCGCCAATGACGATGGCGCGAACTGGTGCGCCGGGACCTCGCAGTACTTCATGGGTGACCTCGGGACCCCGGGCCTCCCCAACGACACTTGCACGCCGCCGACCTACACCGTCGACTTCTGCAACCTGCAGTTCCCGGTCGCGATCACCGACCTCGAGGGCGCGCAGGTCGATGTCTATGGCCGCCTCTACGTCGCCGGGCTGACGGATCAGAGCAGCGTGAACGACCCCGCGGTCAACGTGATCGGCTACGTCGGCTATGGTCCTGACGGCAGCGATCCCGCGACCGACGCCACCTGGGTCTGGACGGCCGCCACGCCGAACGCCGGCTGGGTCGGGGTCGGCGACCCCGACGTGAACAACGACGAGTACGTCGCGACCATGTCGCTGCCACTGCCCGGCAGCTACGACTACGCGTTCCGCTTCACCGGTGACGGTGGCACCACGTTCACGTACTGCGACGGCGGTGCGGGCAGCTCGAACGGCTACGCGGCGGTCGACGCCGGTCAGATGACCACCACGCCGGCCGGCGACGCCGACGTGCTGTTCTTCAGCGAGTACTACGAGGGCACCAGCAACAACAAGGCGGTGGAGATCTACAACCCCAGCGCGCAGTCGGTGAACCTGGCGGCGTGCTCCGTGCTGCTGTACGCCAACGGTGGGGCCGTGCCCACCACGCTGCCGCTCTCGGGTCTGGTGCTGCCGGGCGACGCGTTCGTGGTCTGTCACGGCAGCTTCGTGCAGCAGGCGCTGTGCGACACCACCGCGAGCCTCAACTACAACGGCAATGACGCGCTCGCGCTGTCGTGCGACGGCACCACCCTCGACGTCATCGGGCAGGTCGGGTTCAACCCCGGCGCTGAGTGGGCCGGCGGCGGCACCGGCACCCTCGACGAGGACCTGCGACGCAACTGCAACGTCACCGCCGGCGACCCCAACGGCGCCGACGCCTTCGACCCCTCGGTGGAGTGGACCGGGTTGCCGATCCTGGCGGCGAACATGCAGCCCGAGAACGTCGACGATCTCGGCGTGCACTGCGACTGA
- a CDS encoding ribonuclease HI, producing the protein MPWKKYDFKGQAVYVRVLASGKPIVHRGRVELRYRLGTAKSYRASPENLVEAGGEIVSDEEMGGNARETTGANAVLRETPAAPPEDDAIIIYTDGACSGNPGPAGVGVLLQRPDEVLELSEFIGSGTNNIAELTAILRGLQHLRDDEADRQIHLYTDSGWSLGVLVQGWKAKTNLELIAEIKEVLGKFPRLEMLKIKGHAGLAGNEDADRLATMAVRRESSMTRTRKRNRVAEAQGDVE; encoded by the coding sequence ATGCCGTGGAAGAAGTACGACTTCAAGGGACAGGCGGTGTACGTCCGCGTGCTCGCGAGCGGCAAGCCGATCGTCCACCGCGGACGCGTCGAGCTGCGTTACCGCCTCGGGACCGCGAAGTCCTACCGCGCGAGTCCGGAGAACCTCGTCGAGGCCGGCGGCGAGATCGTGTCCGACGAAGAGATGGGTGGCAACGCGCGGGAAACCACTGGAGCCAACGCCGTGCTCCGCGAAACCCCCGCTGCCCCGCCCGAGGACGACGCGATCATCATCTACACCGACGGCGCGTGCTCGGGAAACCCGGGCCCTGCAGGCGTCGGCGTGTTGCTGCAACGGCCCGACGAGGTGCTCGAGCTGTCGGAGTTCATCGGCAGCGGCACCAACAACATCGCAGAGCTGACGGCGATCCTCCGCGGCCTGCAGCACCTGCGCGACGACGAGGCCGATCGCCAGATCCATCTCTACACCGACAGCGGTTGGAGCCTCGGCGTGCTCGTGCAGGGCTGGAAGGCCAAGACCAACCTCGAGCTCATCGCGGAGATCAAAGAGGTCCTGGGCAAGTTCCCCCGTCTCGAGATGCTGAAGATCAAGGGCCACGCCGGGCTCGCCGGCAACGAGGACGCCGACCGCCTCGCGACCATGGCGGTGCGCCGCGAGAGCTCGATGACGCGGACGCGCAAGCGCAACCGCGTCGCCGAGGCCCAGGGGGACGTCGAGTGA
- a CDS encoding polysaccharide deacetylase family protein, whose product MSRRRTLVSVDLDGIGCYHAIHGLPPPSPGEAGMVLERCLPRFLALFDELDVRATFFVIGHELEASPQGAAVLRAALAAGHELGNHSHAHAYDLSRWSAHAQLEDLARCDAALRAIGADPIGFRAPGYSHDARLLASVDALGYRYDTSALPSPTYYLAKLGAMALHALAGRRSHSLARGAGSFLGPREDHDIAGTALRELPISAMGPLRLPLVGTFLLAGPRWPRQALREASLASARVHLELHGLDLADERDDALSPTLRRVQPELRTPLAIRRERLASWLRARGGAVALRDAIERV is encoded by the coding sequence GTGAGCCGCCGTCGCACGCTGGTGAGCGTCGACCTCGACGGCATCGGCTGCTACCACGCGATCCATGGCCTGCCGCCGCCATCGCCGGGTGAGGCCGGCATGGTGCTCGAGCGGTGCCTGCCGCGGTTCCTCGCGCTGTTCGACGAGCTCGACGTCCGTGCGACGTTCTTCGTGATCGGTCACGAGCTCGAGGCGTCGCCGCAGGGGGCCGCGGTGCTGCGGGCCGCGCTCGCGGCTGGCCACGAGCTCGGCAACCACAGCCACGCGCACGCCTACGACCTCTCGCGTTGGTCGGCGCACGCGCAGCTCGAGGATCTCGCGCGTTGCGACGCGGCCCTGCGCGCGATCGGGGCCGATCCGATCGGCTTCCGCGCGCCGGGCTACAGCCACGACGCGCGGCTGCTCGCGAGCGTCGATGCGCTGGGCTATCGCTACGACACCTCCGCGCTGCCGTCGCCCACGTACTACCTCGCCAAGCTCGGCGCGATGGCGCTGCACGCCCTCGCGGGGCGGCGCTCCCACTCGCTGGCCCGCGGTGCGGGGTCGTTCCTGGGCCCGCGCGAGGATCATGACATCGCCGGCACCGCGCTGCGCGAGCTACCGATCAGCGCAATGGGTCCGCTGCGGCTGCCGCTGGTGGGGACCTTCCTCCTCGCCGGTCCGCGGTGGCCGCGACAGGCGCTGCGCGAGGCGTCGCTGGCGAGCGCGCGCGTGCACCTGGAGCTGCACGGTCTCGACCTCGCCGACGAGCGCGACGACGCACTCTCGCCGACGCTACGGCGCGTGCAGCCGGAGCTACGGACGCCGCTGGCGATCCGGCGCGAGCGGCTGGCGAGCTGGTTGCGGGCCCGCGGTGGCGCGGTGGCGCTGCGCGATGCGATCGAGCGGGTGTGA